Proteins from a single region of Salinisphaera sp. T31B1:
- the gyrA gene encoding DNA gyrase subunit A, giving the protein MADVAKEILSINLEDEMRQSYLDYAMSVIVGRALPDVRDGLKPVHRRVLYAMRELSNDWNKPYKKSARVVGDVIGKYHPHGDSAVYDTIVRMAQDFSMRYVLVDGQGNFGSIDGDAPAAMRYTEVRMAKLAHEILADIEKDTVDFIPNYDESESEPAVLPTRLPNLLVNGGTGIAVGMATNIPPHNLVEIINACLALIENPEIDVAGLMAHVPGPDFPTAAMINGADGIREAYETGRGRIYMRARAHFEDVDERGKQSIVVTELPYQVNKARLLEKIAELVKEKRIEGITELRDESDKDGMRMVVELRRGETPEVVLNNLYRHSSMQTVFGINMVALDDGQPRTLNLKQMLEAFIRHRREVVTRRTQFELAKARARAHVLEGLTIALANIDEVIALIKASSGPAEAREALVAKTWPPGQVVDMLERAGATASRPADLDAAFGLQDSGSYRLTETQAQAILDLRLHRLTGLEQDKIIEEFEKLLDAIADYIEILSSMARLFEVITEELEAIKRDYGDARKTQILDHHVDLTTADLITPEDVVVTLTHEGYVKSQPLDAYRAQRRGGRGKSATATKDADFIDKLWVTHTHDTLLCFSSAGKAYWLKVYELPSAGRGARGKPIVNLLPLESDERISQVLPIKDFATGENVFFATRSGTVKKTALEQFSRPRSNGIIAIDLRDDDALVGVDLTSGQGDEVMLFASHGKVIRFGEEDVRSMGRTAAGVRGIRLPDAQAKVIALIVIRDGEILTVTEHGYGKRTPVDDYPLRGRGGQGVLALKQSDKTGSVVGATQVLDDDEIMLISNMGTLIRTAVAEISVLGRNTQGVRIIRVADDQHLVGVDRIAVDEDEDGASDVDEPNESAADDDRSTGGAAAPGDHDNDTDSE; this is encoded by the coding sequence ATGGCCGACGTCGCAAAAGAGATTCTCTCGATCAACCTCGAAGACGAGATGCGCCAGTCGTATCTCGACTACGCGATGAGCGTCATCGTCGGACGCGCGCTGCCGGATGTGCGCGACGGTCTCAAGCCGGTGCATCGGCGTGTGCTGTATGCGATGCGCGAGCTGTCCAACGACTGGAACAAGCCATACAAGAAATCGGCCCGTGTGGTCGGCGACGTGATCGGTAAGTATCACCCGCATGGCGATTCGGCCGTCTACGACACGATCGTACGCATGGCGCAGGATTTCTCCATGCGCTATGTCCTGGTCGACGGTCAGGGCAACTTCGGCTCGATCGACGGCGATGCGCCGGCGGCGATGCGCTATACCGAAGTGCGTATGGCCAAGCTCGCCCACGAGATTCTGGCCGACATCGAGAAGGACACCGTCGATTTCATCCCGAACTACGACGAGTCCGAATCCGAGCCGGCGGTCCTGCCCACGCGGCTGCCGAACCTGCTGGTCAACGGCGGCACCGGCATCGCGGTCGGCATGGCGACCAATATTCCGCCGCACAATCTGGTGGAGATCATCAACGCCTGCCTGGCGCTGATCGAGAACCCGGAGATCGATGTCGCCGGCCTGATGGCGCACGTGCCCGGGCCGGATTTTCCGACCGCGGCCATGATCAACGGCGCCGACGGCATTCGCGAAGCCTATGAAACCGGCCGCGGGCGGATCTATATGCGCGCCCGGGCCCATTTCGAGGACGTCGACGAGCGCGGCAAGCAGTCGATCGTGGTCACCGAGCTGCCCTATCAGGTCAACAAGGCGCGATTGCTGGAAAAGATCGCCGAACTGGTCAAGGAAAAGCGTATCGAGGGAATCACCGAGCTGCGCGACGAGTCCGATAAGGACGGCATGCGCATGGTCGTCGAGCTGCGCCGCGGCGAGACGCCCGAAGTGGTGCTCAACAATCTCTATCGACATTCGTCGATGCAGACCGTGTTCGGCATCAACATGGTGGCGCTGGACGACGGCCAGCCGCGTACGCTCAACCTCAAGCAAATGCTCGAGGCGTTCATTCGCCACCGGCGCGAAGTCGTCACCCGGCGTACGCAGTTCGAGCTGGCCAAGGCACGTGCCCGTGCGCACGTGCTGGAAGGGCTGACCATCGCGCTGGCGAACATCGACGAGGTGATCGCGCTGATCAAGGCCTCGAGCGGGCCGGCCGAGGCGCGCGAGGCGCTGGTCGCCAAAACCTGGCCGCCCGGGCAGGTCGTGGACATGCTCGAGCGTGCCGGGGCCACTGCCTCGCGCCCGGCCGACCTGGATGCGGCGTTCGGCCTGCAGGACAGCGGCAGCTATCGCCTGACCGAGACCCAGGCCCAGGCGATCCTGGATCTGCGCCTGCATCGGCTCACCGGGCTCGAGCAGGACAAGATCATCGAGGAGTTCGAAAAGCTGCTCGATGCGATCGCCGACTATATCGAGATCCTGTCGAGCATGGCGCGCCTGTTCGAGGTCATCACCGAAGAGCTCGAGGCGATCAAGCGCGACTACGGCGATGCCCGAAAGACCCAGATCCTGGATCACCATGTCGATCTGACCACGGCTGACCTGATCACGCCCGAGGATGTGGTCGTGACCCTGACCCACGAGGGGTATGTCAAAAGCCAGCCCCTGGACGCCTATCGAGCCCAGCGCCGCGGCGGCCGCGGCAAGTCGGCGACCGCGACCAAGGACGCCGATTTCATCGACAAGCTGTGGGTCACCCACACCCACGACACGCTGCTGTGCTTTTCGTCGGCTGGCAAGGCCTACTGGCTGAAGGTCTACGAGCTGCCCAGCGCCGGTCGCGGCGCGCGCGGCAAGCCGATCGTCAACCTATTGCCGCTGGAATCCGACGAGCGCATCAGCCAGGTGCTGCCGATCAAGGATTTCGCCACCGGCGAAAACGTCTTCTTCGCCACCCGCAGTGGCACGGTCAAGAAGACCGCGCTGGAGCAGTTCTCGCGACCACGCAGCAACGGCATCATCGCGATCGATCTCAGGGACGACGACGCGCTGGTCGGCGTGGATCTGACGTCTGGCCAGGGCGACGAAGTGATGTTGTTCGCCTCCCACGGCAAGGTGATCCGCTTCGGTGAAGAGGACGTCCGCTCGATGGGCCGCACGGCCGCCGGCGTACGCGGTATTCGCCTGCCGGATGCTCAGGCCAAGGTCATCGCGCTCATCGTGATCCGTGACGGCGAAATCCTCACCGTCACCGAACATGGCTACGGCAAGCGCACGCCGGTCGACGACTATCCGCTGCGCGGCCGCGGCGGCCAGGGCGTGCTCGCACTCAAGCAATCCGACAAGACCGGCTCGGTGGTCGGCGCGACGCAGGTGCTCGACGACGACGAGATCATGCTGATCTCGAACATGGGCACGCTGATCCGTACCGCGGTGGCCGAGATTTCGGTGCTGGGCCGCAACACGCAGGGCGTGCGCATCATTCGCGTGGCCGACGACCAGCATCTGGTGGGCGTCGACCGTATCGCCGTGGACGAGGACGAAGACGGCGCATCCGATGTCGATGAGCCGAACGAATCGGCCGCGGACGACGATCGCTCGACCGGAGGCGCCGCTGCGCCGGGCGATCACGACAACGACACGGACAGCGAGTAG
- the serC gene encoding 3-phosphoserine/phosphohydroxythreonine transaminase: MARVYNFSAGPATLPVEVLEKAQADLLDWQGCGMSVMEMSHRGSEFVSIADKARADLKTLLNVPDDYSILFLQGGAAGQFAGVPLNLMGDSSKADYVINGSWGKKAVKEAGKFGDAQVAANSAVDGSFTDVPPRGDWQLRDDAAYVHYTPNETIEGIEFPDVPDTGDVPLVADWSSAFLSKPIDVSKFGVIYAGAQKNAGPAGMTLVIVRNDLMGNPQKGVPMVLDYKQQADADSMLNTPSCFAWYMCGLTFEWILDNGGLEGMAELNAKKAKTLYEAIDGSDFYRNPVAAKARSRMNVPFLLADESLNKKFLAEAEAAGLSTLKGHRSVGGMRASIYNAMPQAGVDALVDFMRAFEKDNG; this comes from the coding sequence ATGGCACGTGTTTACAACTTCAGTGCAGGCCCGGCGACGCTGCCGGTCGAGGTTCTAGAAAAGGCGCAGGCCGATCTGCTGGATTGGCAGGGCTGCGGGATGTCCGTGATGGAAATGAGCCATCGCGGATCGGAGTTCGTGTCCATCGCCGACAAGGCGCGCGCCGATCTCAAGACCCTTCTCAACGTGCCCGACGATTACAGCATCCTGTTCCTGCAGGGTGGGGCGGCCGGCCAGTTCGCGGGCGTGCCGCTGAACCTGATGGGTGATTCGTCCAAGGCCGATTACGTCATCAACGGCAGCTGGGGCAAGAAGGCGGTCAAGGAGGCCGGCAAGTTCGGCGATGCCCAGGTCGCGGCCAATTCCGCCGTGGATGGCAGCTTCACCGACGTGCCGCCGCGTGGCGACTGGCAATTGCGTGATGATGCGGCCTATGTGCACTACACGCCCAACGAGACCATTGAAGGCATCGAATTTCCGGACGTGCCCGACACGGGCGACGTGCCGCTGGTGGCCGACTGGTCATCGGCGTTCTTGTCCAAGCCCATCGACGTATCCAAGTTCGGGGTCATCTATGCCGGGGCCCAGAAGAACGCCGGGCCGGCCGGCATGACGCTGGTGATCGTACGTAACGACCTCATGGGCAATCCGCAGAAAGGCGTGCCCATGGTGCTCGACTACAAGCAGCAGGCCGACGCCGACTCCATGCTCAACACGCCTTCGTGCTTTGCCTGGTACATGTGCGGGCTGACGTTCGAGTGGATCCTCGACAACGGCGGTCTGGAAGGCATGGCCGAGCTCAACGCGAAGAAGGCGAAGACGCTGTACGAAGCCATCGACGGCTCCGACTTCTATCGTAATCCGGTAGCGGCCAAGGCGCGTTCACGCATGAACGTGCCGTTCCTGCTTGCCGACGAAAGCCTGAACAAGAAATTCCTCGCCGAGGCCGAGGCGGCCGGGCTGTCCACGCTCAAAGGCCATCGATCGGTCGGCGGCATGCGCGCATCCATCTACAATGCCATGCCGCAGGCCGGCGTCGACGCGCTGGTGGACTTCATGCGTGCCTTCGAAAAAGACAACGGGTAG
- a CDS encoding phosphoglycerate dehydrogenase: MTFKVQTLNSISSKGLDRLPREIYEVASELSRPDAIILRSHNMHDMDIADSVRAIGRAGAGVNNIPVADMTKRGVPVFNAPGANANAVKELVLSGLLLSSRNIIGAWRYVEELTSTGDALKKEVEAGKKRFKGVELPGRTLGVAGLGAIGVQVANAARDLGMNVLGFDPGITVNNAWRLHANVSQALSVDELLSRSDYVSLHVPLVDDTRGLIDAKRLKLMRKDAVLLNFSRAEIVDEDAVLGALESGRLAYYVCDFPSEKLRGHDRVITLPHLGASTDEAEDNSAVMIADQLRDYLEVGNIRNSVNFPEAIMPPTSHAHRIVVVNHNVPNMVGQISSTLARHKHNIADLLNKSKGEIAYTLVDVDAAVADEALDELKGIEGVLCVRYLGAVGSDVE; encoded by the coding sequence ATGACATTCAAGGTTCAGACACTCAACAGCATTTCGTCGAAGGGCCTCGATCGCCTGCCGCGCGAGATCTATGAAGTGGCCTCGGAGCTGTCGCGGCCGGATGCGATCATCCTGCGTTCGCACAACATGCACGACATGGATATCGCCGATAGCGTGCGTGCCATCGGCCGCGCCGGTGCCGGCGTCAACAATATCCCCGTGGCCGACATGACCAAGCGCGGCGTGCCGGTGTTCAACGCCCCGGGCGCCAACGCCAACGCGGTCAAGGAACTGGTGCTCTCCGGGCTGTTGCTGTCGTCGCGCAATATCATTGGCGCCTGGCGCTATGTCGAGGAGCTCACCTCTACGGGCGATGCGCTCAAGAAGGAGGTCGAGGCCGGCAAGAAGCGCTTCAAGGGCGTCGAGCTGCCGGGCCGTACACTGGGTGTGGCCGGTCTGGGCGCGATCGGCGTGCAGGTGGCCAACGCCGCACGCGATCTGGGTATGAACGTGCTCGGCTTCGACCCGGGCATCACCGTCAACAACGCCTGGCGCCTGCATGCCAACGTCTCGCAGGCATTGTCGGTCGACGAGCTGCTCTCGCGTTCGGACTACGTGTCCCTGCACGTGCCGCTGGTCGACGATACACGCGGGCTGATCGATGCCAAGCGGCTCAAGCTCATGCGCAAGGACGCCGTGCTGCTCAATTTCTCGCGTGCCGAGATCGTTGACGAGGATGCCGTGCTGGGCGCACTGGAATCCGGCCGACTGGCCTACTATGTCTGCGATTTTCCCTCGGAGAAACTGCGGGGCCACGATCGCGTGATCACGCTGCCGCATCTGGGCGCGTCCACCGACGAGGCCGAGGACAACAGTGCGGTCATGATCGCCGATCAGCTCCGCGACTATCTGGAAGTCGGCAATATCCGCAATTCGGTGAACTTTCCCGAAGCGATCATGCCGCCGACCTCGCATGCGCACCGCATCGTGGTGGTCAACCACAACGTGCCGAACATGGTCGGCCAGATCTCCTCGACGCTCGCCCGTCACAAGCACAACATCGCGGATCTGCTGAACAAGTCCAAGGGCGAGATCGCCTATACGCTGGTCGACGTCGACGCCGCGGTGGCCGACGAGGCACTCGATGAGCTCAAGGGCATCGAAGGCGTGCTGTGCGTGCGCTATCTCGGCGCCGTGGGCAGCGACGTCGAGTAG
- the pheA gene encoding prephenate dehydratase, translated as MSSSDDAALASARQRIDALDEQIQQLIAERAGVALDVARIKQSQGRSDFYRPEREADVLKRVAARNDGPLTDATITRLMREVMSACLALESPLKVAYLGPEGTYTQAAVYKHFGHAVNALPMAAIDEIFREVEAGNADFGVVPVENSTEGVVSHTLDQLVGSTLSICGEVALAVHHHLLSNARDLSRVKRVVAHAQSLAQCRKWLDSHLPGVVREAVASNGEAARMVAGERQAAAIAGRAASEFYELGILASNIEDEPNNTTRFLVLGKQRVPATGSDMTSILVAIRNQPGMLHRLLTPAADAGVDLARIESRPSRRQAWDYNFFIDIEGHADEERVRRVIEAIESQAAMLKVLGAYPRAISPEHG; from the coding sequence ATGAGTTCATCCGACGATGCGGCCCTGGCCTCGGCGCGACAGCGTATCGATGCGCTGGACGAACAGATCCAGCAGCTGATCGCAGAGCGGGCCGGCGTGGCGCTGGACGTCGCCCGTATCAAGCAGTCCCAGGGGCGCAGCGACTTCTACCGGCCCGAGCGCGAAGCGGATGTACTCAAGCGAGTGGCCGCACGCAATGACGGGCCGCTGACGGATGCGACGATCACGCGGCTGATGCGCGAGGTCATGTCGGCCTGCCTGGCGCTCGAATCGCCGCTCAAGGTCGCTTATCTCGGCCCGGAAGGTACCTATACCCAGGCCGCGGTCTACAAGCACTTCGGGCATGCCGTGAACGCGCTGCCGATGGCGGCGATCGACGAGATCTTCCGCGAGGTCGAGGCAGGCAACGCTGATTTCGGCGTCGTGCCGGTCGAGAACTCGACCGAGGGCGTGGTCAGCCATACGCTCGATCAGCTGGTCGGCAGTACGTTGTCGATCTGTGGCGAGGTCGCGCTCGCGGTGCATCATCACCTGCTGTCGAACGCGCGGGATTTGTCTCGCGTCAAGCGGGTGGTCGCGCATGCCCAGTCGCTGGCCCAGTGCCGCAAATGGCTGGACAGCCACTTGCCCGGCGTGGTGCGCGAGGCGGTGGCCAGCAATGGCGAAGCGGCTCGCATGGTGGCTGGCGAACGCCAGGCCGCGGCGATCGCCGGGCGCGCCGCCTCGGAGTTCTACGAGCTGGGCATTCTGGCATCCAATATCGAGGACGAGCCCAACAACACCACGCGTTTTCTGGTGCTGGGCAAGCAGCGTGTACCGGCCACGGGCTCCGATATGACCTCCATCCTGGTCGCCATTCGCAACCAGCCGGGCATGCTGCATCGTCTGCTCACGCCGGCCGCGGATGCGGGCGTGGATCTGGCGCGGATCGAGTCGCGGCCTTCCCGCCGCCAGGCCTGGGATTACAATTTCTTTATCGATATCGAAGGGCACGCCGACGAAGAGCGGGTCCGGCGAGTGATCGAGGCCATCGAAAGCCAGGCGGCCATGCTCAAGGTGCTCGGCGCCTACCCACGCGCGATCAGCCCCGAGCACGGCTAG
- the hisC gene encoding histidinol-phosphate transaminase — translation MTATVSDQAHDGIRSLHTYVPGKPIEDLKRELGLDSIIKLASNENPLGTSPRALAALRAFDGDLYRYPDGSGFELKAKIAARHGVEPSCVTLGNGSNDILELAARVFLGPGKNAVVSQYSFAVYPIVARAVNAEVREVPALGSAADMPCGHDLEAIQARIDEHTGVVFLASPNNPTGTWLAAAAVEAFLEAVPATTVVLLDQAYVEYQTSAEQPDVHAWLARFPNLIVTRTFSKIYGMAALRFGYGLSSSDVADYLNRIRQPFNVNMLAMHCAAAALDDDDFIERSIASNTAERSSLVRELTARGLDCLPSQANFITFDCHQASAPLYDALLHEGVIVRPLASYDMPEHLRVTVGTAEENRRFLDALDTVRNSA, via the coding sequence ATGACCGCCACAGTCAGCGATCAGGCGCACGACGGGATTCGTTCGCTGCACACCTACGTACCGGGCAAACCGATCGAGGATCTCAAGCGCGAGCTCGGGCTGGACTCGATCATCAAGCTGGCTTCGAACGAGAATCCCCTCGGCACCTCACCCAGGGCGCTGGCGGCGCTGCGCGCGTTCGACGGCGATCTGTATCGCTACCCCGACGGCAGCGGCTTTGAACTCAAGGCCAAGATCGCCGCTCGTCATGGGGTCGAGCCCTCTTGCGTTACGCTCGGCAACGGTTCGAACGATATTCTCGAACTGGCCGCGCGGGTGTTTCTGGGCCCGGGCAAGAACGCGGTGGTCTCGCAATATTCGTTTGCGGTGTATCCGATCGTTGCGCGCGCGGTCAACGCCGAGGTGCGCGAGGTGCCGGCGCTGGGGTCGGCGGCCGACATGCCGTGCGGCCACGACCTCGAGGCGATACAGGCGCGTATCGATGAACACACGGGCGTGGTCTTTCTGGCCAGCCCTAACAATCCGACCGGCACCTGGTTGGCCGCCGCGGCCGTCGAGGCCTTCCTCGAAGCCGTTCCGGCGACAACGGTCGTGCTGCTCGACCAGGCCTATGTCGAATACCAGACAAGCGCCGAGCAACCGGATGTGCACGCCTGGCTGGCGCGTTTTCCGAACCTGATCGTCACGCGCACGTTTTCCAAGATCTACGGCATGGCGGCGCTGCGCTTCGGCTATGGTCTGTCTTCGTCCGACGTGGCGGATTATCTCAACCGGATCCGGCAGCCGTTCAACGTCAACATGCTCGCCATGCACTGCGCGGCCGCCGCGCTGGACGATGATGACTTCATCGAGCGTTCGATCGCTAGCAACACGGCCGAGCGCAGCTCACTGGTACGTGAACTCACGGCCCGCGGTCTGGATTGTCTGCCGTCACAGGCGAACTTCATCACGTTCGACTGTCATCAGGCGTCCGCGCCGCTGTACGACGCCCTGCTGCATGAGGGCGTGATTGTGCGGCCGTTGGCCAGTTACGACATGCCCGAACATCTACGCGTGACCGTGGGCACGGCAGAAGAGAACCGCCGGTTCCTCGACGCGCTCGATACGGTGCGGAATTCCGCATGA
- a CDS encoding prephenate dehydrogenase/arogenate dehydrogenase family protein, with protein MTGTDDAFADTPVAIVGLGLIGGSIARGLRQAGHRGRLTGCVVDAADVATAERLGLVDHVSTELGEAVAGAALVIVAVPVGAMASVFAELGAHLGADTAVTDVGSTKMSVIADARAGLGKAIGRFVPGHPIAGTEHSGLEAGVAGLFNQRRVILAPTPETDADALARVEAFWQSLGAQISEMDAAHHDEVLAATSHLPHVLAFALVDTLARMAERTEIFAYAAGGFADFTRIASSDPALWSDIVTANRQAIGPVLDRYIGDLEQLRAAIAAHDGDTLVAAFGRAKQARDRFAQRSTNDKA; from the coding sequence ATGACCGGTACCGACGATGCCTTCGCGGATACGCCGGTCGCGATCGTCGGCCTGGGGCTGATCGGCGGGTCGATCGCACGCGGACTCCGCCAGGCAGGGCACCGCGGCCGGCTGACCGGTTGTGTTGTCGACGCCGCTGACGTCGCCACCGCGGAACGCCTCGGCCTGGTCGATCATGTGTCGACCGAACTCGGCGAGGCGGTCGCCGGCGCGGCGCTCGTCATCGTGGCCGTGCCCGTGGGCGCAATGGCGTCGGTGTTCGCAGAGCTGGGCGCGCATCTGGGCGCCGATACCGCGGTCACCGACGTCGGCAGCACGAAGATGTCGGTGATCGCGGATGCCCGGGCCGGCCTGGGCAAGGCCATCGGCCGGTTCGTGCCGGGCCATCCGATTGCGGGCACCGAGCACAGCGGCCTCGAAGCCGGGGTGGCCGGCCTGTTCAACCAGCGTCGGGTGATCCTGGCGCCCACGCCCGAGACCGATGCCGATGCGCTGGCCCGTGTCGAAGCATTCTGGCAATCGCTCGGCGCGCAGATCAGCGAAATGGATGCCGCCCACCACGACGAGGTTCTGGCCGCGACCAGCCATCTGCCGCACGTACTCGCCTTCGCCCTGGTCGATACGCTCGCGCGCATGGCCGAACGAACCGAGATTTTCGCCTATGCGGCCGGCGGCTTTGCCGATTTCACCCGGATCGCATCCAGCGATCCGGCCCTGTGGAGCGATATCGTGACCGCCAACCGTCAAGCGATCGGTCCGGTGCTGGATCGATATATCGGCGATCTGGAACAACTCCGGGCTGCCATCGCGGCTCATGACGGCGATACCCTGGTCGCGGCGTTCGGCCGCGCCAAGCAGGCGCGCGACCGGTTCGCGCAACGATCCACGAACGACAAGGCTTGA
- the aroA gene encoding 3-phosphoshikimate 1-carboxyvinyltransferase, producing MRQFEVAAGGSLAGTLRVPGDKSVSHRAIMFSAIAEGSSRITGFLESADCLATLKAFESMGVDYRSEGDALIVDGRGLHGLCAPSGALDLGNSGTSMRLLSGLMAGQSFDSVLTGDASLSRRPMRRVIDPLTRMGARISAQDGERAPLTIHGGQTLQAIDYTPPVASAQIKSCVLLAGLYAQGTTTVHEPGVSRDHTERMLDAFGVRLEREGATLSLAGGQPLHAFDVAVPADLSSAAFFLVGACIGHGSRLRLTDVGINPTRRGVIDILQAMGARITLSNERLQAGEPVADIDVQASDLHGIDIGADMVELAIDEFPALFVAAACARGTTRLTGAAELRVKESDRIAVMAEGLRTLGVEVSVADDGMTVVGRPDADAFHGGRIASHEDHRIAMAFAMAGLRSSAPIVIDDCDYVDTSFPGFVALARGVGLSIAARQAS from the coding sequence ATGCGTCAATTCGAAGTCGCCGCAGGCGGCTCGCTTGCCGGCACCCTGCGCGTACCGGGCGACAAGTCGGTCTCGCACCGCGCGATCATGTTCTCGGCGATCGCCGAGGGCAGCTCTCGCATCACCGGGTTTCTGGAAAGCGCGGATTGTCTGGCCACCCTGAAAGCGTTCGAGTCCATGGGCGTGGATTATCGAAGCGAAGGCGACGCGCTGATCGTCGACGGCCGCGGCCTGCACGGGCTCTGTGCGCCCTCCGGCGCGCTGGACCTGGGCAACTCGGGCACGTCCATGCGCCTGTTGTCCGGCCTGATGGCAGGCCAGAGCTTCGATAGCGTGCTCACCGGCGATGCCAGCCTGTCGCGGCGGCCGATGCGCCGGGTGATCGATCCGTTGACCCGCATGGGCGCGCGGATCAGCGCGCAGGATGGCGAGCGTGCACCGCTGACCATCCACGGCGGCCAGACATTGCAGGCCATCGACTACACGCCGCCGGTGGCCAGCGCCCAGATCAAGTCGTGCGTGCTGCTGGCCGGTCTCTATGCACAGGGCACGACGACGGTCCATGAGCCGGGCGTCAGCCGTGATCATACCGAACGCATGCTCGATGCTTTCGGTGTACGCCTCGAGCGCGAAGGCGCCACGCTCAGCCTGGCCGGCGGCCAGCCGTTGCATGCGTTCGACGTCGCGGTGCCCGCGGATCTGTCTTCGGCCGCGTTTTTCCTGGTCGGGGCCTGTATCGGCCACGGCAGCCGCCTGCGCCTGACCGATGTCGGCATCAACCCTACGCGCCGTGGCGTCATCGACATCCTGCAAGCGATGGGTGCGCGGATCACGTTGTCCAACGAGCGCCTCCAGGCCGGCGAGCCCGTCGCCGACATCGACGTGCAGGCCAGCGACCTGCACGGTATCGATATTGGCGCCGACATGGTCGAACTGGCCATCGACGAATTTCCGGCCCTGTTCGTGGCCGCAGCCTGTGCACGCGGTACCACCCGGCTGACCGGCGCGGCCGAGCTGCGGGTCAAGGAGTCGGACCGTATCGCGGTGATGGCCGAGGGGTTGCGCACGCTCGGCGTCGAGGTCAGCGTGGCCGACGACGGAATGACCGTCGTCGGCCGGCCCGATGCCGACGCCTTTCACGGCGGCCGGATCGCCAGTCACGAAGATCACCGCATCGCCATGGCCTTTGCCATGGCCGGTCTGCGCTCCTCGGCGCCGATCGTGATCGACGACTGCGACTACGTCGATACCTCGTTCCCAGGGTTCGTGGCGCTTGCTCGTGGTGTGGGCCTTTCGATCGCGGCACGGCAGGCTTCGTGA
- the cmk gene encoding (d)CMP kinase, translating to MSQSDTPVLTLDGPGGAGKGTLASALAAELGWFLLDSGALYRLVGLIALREGLNPDEPDDCDIARERARRLDLHFMPDTGAGQRVLLAGEDVTDLIRTDAISDAASKWAVQPAIRSALLERQRDFAVAPGLIADGRDMGTVIFPDAGLKIYVTASAEERAQRRFDQLSATGVDASLSRIYREILDRDARDASRAVAPLKPAADAHVIDTTGETVAASLERVRGLVREKGWL from the coding sequence GTGAGTCAGTCGGACACACCGGTCTTGACGCTGGACGGGCCGGGCGGGGCCGGGAAGGGCACGCTCGCCTCAGCGCTGGCGGCCGAACTCGGCTGGTTTTTGCTCGACAGTGGCGCGCTGTACCGCCTGGTCGGGCTGATCGCGCTGCGAGAGGGCCTGAACCCGGATGAGCCGGACGACTGTGACATCGCGCGCGAACGAGCGCGTCGTCTGGATCTGCACTTCATGCCGGATACCGGCGCCGGCCAGCGGGTCCTGCTGGCCGGAGAGGACGTGACCGACCTGATCCGTACCGATGCGATCTCCGATGCGGCCTCCAAATGGGCGGTGCAGCCGGCGATTCGGAGCGCGCTGCTCGAACGTCAGCGCGATTTCGCGGTCGCGCCCGGCCTGATTGCCGATGGTCGCGACATGGGCACGGTGATCTTCCCGGACGCGGGTCTGAAGATCTATGTGACCGCCTCGGCCGAGGAGCGGGCGCAGCGGCGCTTCGATCAGTTGTCGGCTACAGGCGTTGATGCTAGTCTTTCGCGGATATATCGAGAGATATTGGATCGTGACGCCCGCGACGCCTCGCGGGCCGTTGCGCCATTGAAGCCGGCGGCCGATGCCCATGTCATCGATACCACCGGTGAAACCGTGGCCGCGTCGCTTGAGCGAGTGCGTGGTCTGGTTCGCGAAAAGGGCTGGCTCTGA